From one Triticum aestivum cultivar Chinese Spring chromosome 4B, IWGSC CS RefSeq v2.1, whole genome shotgun sequence genomic stretch:
- the LOC123091619 gene encoding probable serine/threonine-protein kinase SIS8 isoform X2, producing MEPDELLRKIRVLEEGQEELKREIGKLIPGQGHSSTSPPPPPCRPFPALQQATSSRGRALALLHQSSSSSSSSRPQRPGLSDRHCHRILQSLGQAVHVISLEGKVLYWNRFAEHLYGYCSSEAIGQDLLELICDPCDFSPAHEIIRNIFMGKCWRGKFPVKHKSGERFSVVVNNTPLYDEDGSLVGLTCLSGDARILEEIVGPSVIGKSYPNSGKPHLQVNNKPKSVLPQKCLSDSQQPLQSAITSKITNLATKVTSRVRSRIRSAQSCDEQDGNGRQGQYSDHDAREELTSSEASTPGGDVLHGAFVTEEKSPVNSRKTNSDDSGQGKGGFQKIFSSKAEALLTKKGISWPWKGNENDGGCGKNNMTSPLLHDKQENTQIRQGVPVLEPIIIPDSKDTEYAKAGKYEVSGSWWTFNNNSTSSTMSSTVSSNSSPIERVDYEADCLDYEILWEDLTLGEQVGEGSCGTVYHALWYGSDVAVKVFSRQEYSEEMIRTFRQEVSLMKKLRHPNIILFMGAVASQERLCIVTEFLPRGSLFRLLRKTTAKLDPRRRVHMAIDIARGMNYLHSSSPTVVHRDLKSSNLLVDKNWTVKPQWMAPEVLRNEPSNEKSDVYSYGVVLWELVTQKIPWDTLNTMQVIGAVGFMDHRLEIPSDIDPQWASMIESCWDSDPQRRPSFQELLERLRELQKKYALQVQMQRSAAGKGAEKMSVDDG from the exons ATGGAGCCGGATGAGCTCCTGAGGAAGATACGGGTGCTGGAGGAGGGCCAGGAGGAGCTCAAGCGGGAGATAGGCAAGCTTATCCCCGGGCAAGGCCACTCCTCCAcgtctccgcctccgcctccgtgccGCCCCTTCCCCGCACTGCAGCAGGCTACGTCGTCGAGGGGCCGCGCTCTGGCCTTGCTTCAccaatcctcctcctcctcctcctcctcgcgcccgCAGCGCCCCGGGCTGTCCGACAGGCACTGCCACAGGATACTGCAGTCGCTGGGGCAGGCCGTGCATGTCATTTCCCTTGAAGGCAAGGTCTTGTACTG GAACCGATTTGCCGAGCATCTATATGGCTATTGTTCATCAGAAGCGATTGGCCAGGATCTCCTTGAATTAATCTGTGATCCTTGTGATTTCAGTCCAGCACATGAGATTATCCGTAATATATTTATGGGGAAGTGTTGGAGAGGGAAGTTTCCTGTCAAGCACAAGTCAGGAGAGCGGTTTTCTGTTGTTGTGAATAACACTCCTTTATATGATGAAGATGGTAGCTTGGTGGGCCTCACCTGTCTGTCAGGTGATGCACGGATATTGGAGGAAATAGTTGGTCCTTCAGTCATAGGGAAATCCTATCCAAATTCAGGAAAGCCCCATTTACAAGTTAACAACAAGCCTAAAAGTGTCTTGCCACAAAAATGTTTGTCAGACTCCCAACAACCTCTACAATCTGCCATCACGTCTAAGATAACAAATTTG GCTACAAAGGTTACAAGTAGAGTTCGTTCTCGGATCAGGTCAGCTCAGAGTTGCGACGAACAGGATGGTAATGGTCGCCAGGGTCAGTATTCTGATCATGATGCCAGGGAAGAGTTGACATCAAGTGAAGCAAGCACCCCAGGTGGGGATGTACTGCATGGTGCCTTTGTTACCGAAGAGAAATCACCTGTGAACTCAAGAAAAACAAATAGTGATGATtcaggacaaggaaaaggagggtTTCAGAAGATTTTTAGTTCAAAGGCAGAGGCATTATTGACCAAGAAGGGGATATCATGGCCTTGGAAAGGAAATGAAAACGATGGTGGTTGTGGAAAGAATAACATGACTTCACCACTGTTACATGATAAGCAAGAGAACACTCAGATTCGTCAGGGGGTACCAGTTCTAGAGCCTATCATAATTCCAGACAGCAAGGACACTGAATACGCCAAGGCAGGCAAATATGAGGTCTCAGGTTCCTGGTGGACTTTCAACAATAACAGCACAAGTAGTACCATGAGCAGCACTGTAAGTAGTAACAGCAGTCCTATCGAGAGAGTAGATTATGAAGCAGACTGCCTAGATTATGAGATCTTGTGGGAAGACCTAACACTTGGAGAACAAGTAGGTGAAG GTTCTTGTGGAACGGTGTATCATGCTTTGTGGTATGGATCG GATGTGGCAGTTAAAGTATTCTCCAGGCAGGAATATTCAGAAGAAATGATACGTACCTTCAGACAAGAG GTGTCACTGATGAAGAAGCTACGTCATCCCAATATTATACTTTTCATGGGTGCAGTTGCTTCTCAGGAACGGCTTTGTATTGTTACGGAATTTCTCCCACG AGGGAGCTTGTTTCGCTTACTACGAAAAACCACTGCCAAGTTGGATCCAAGACGGCGAGTTCACATGGCTATAGACATC GCAAGGGGCATGAATTATCTTCACAGTTCCAGTCCCACCGTTGTACATCGTGATCTAAAATCGTCAAATCTGTTGGTTGATAAGAACTGGACTGTGAAG CCACAGTGGATGGCTCCAGAAGTGCTACGTAATGAACCTTCAAATGAAAA GTCCGACGTGTACAGCTATGGAGTGGTCCTATGGGAGCTTGTTACTCAGAAGATTCCTTGGGATACTCTCAATACAATGCAG GTTATCGGAGCCGTGGGTTTCATGGACCACAGATTGGAAATTCCGAGTGACATAGATCCTCAATGGGCATCAATGATTGAGAGTTGTTGGGACAG TGACCCACAGCGCCGCCCTTCATTCCAAGAACTCCTGGAGAGGCTCCGTGAGCTGCAAAAGAAATACGCCCTGCAGGTGCAGATGCAGCGGAGCGCGGCTGGGAAAGGCGCTGAAAAGATGAGCGTTGATGATGGCTAG
- the LOC123091619 gene encoding probable serine/threonine-protein kinase SIS8 isoform X1, which translates to MEPDELLRKIRVLEEGQEELKREIGKLIPGQGHSSTSPPPPPCRPFPALQQATSSRGRALALLHQSSSSSSSSRPQRPGLSDRHCHRILQSLGQAVHVISLEGKVLYWNRFAEHLYGYCSSEAIGQDLLELICDPCDFSPAHEIIRNIFMGKCWRGKFPVKHKSGERFSVVVNNTPLYDEDGSLVGLTCLSGDARILEEIVGPSVIGKSYPNSGKPHLQVNNKPKSVLPQKCLSDSQQPLQSAITSKITNLATKVTSRVRSRIRSAQSCDEQDGNGRQGQYSDHDAREELTSSEASTPGGDVLHGAFVTEEKSPVNSRKTNSDDSGQGKGGFQKIFSSKAEALLTKKGISWPWKGNENDGGCGKNNMTSPLLHDKQENTQIRQGVPVLEPIIIPDSKDTEYAKAGKYEVSGSWWTFNNNSTSSTMSSTVSSNSSPIERVDYEADCLDYEILWEDLTLGEQVGEGSCGTVYHALWYGSDVAVKVFSRQEYSEEMIRTFRQEVSLMKKLRHPNIILFMGAVASQERLCIVTEFLPRGSLFRLLRKTTAKLDPRRRVHMAIDIARGMNYLHSSSPTVVHRDLKSSNLLVDKNWTVKVADFGLSRLKIETFLTTKTGKGTPQWMAPEVLRNEPSNEKSDVYSYGVVLWELVTQKIPWDTLNTMQVIGAVGFMDHRLEIPSDIDPQWASMIESCWDSDPQRRPSFQELLERLRELQKKYALQVQMQRSAAGKGAEKMSVDDG; encoded by the exons ATGGAGCCGGATGAGCTCCTGAGGAAGATACGGGTGCTGGAGGAGGGCCAGGAGGAGCTCAAGCGGGAGATAGGCAAGCTTATCCCCGGGCAAGGCCACTCCTCCAcgtctccgcctccgcctccgtgccGCCCCTTCCCCGCACTGCAGCAGGCTACGTCGTCGAGGGGCCGCGCTCTGGCCTTGCTTCAccaatcctcctcctcctcctcctcctcgcgcccgCAGCGCCCCGGGCTGTCCGACAGGCACTGCCACAGGATACTGCAGTCGCTGGGGCAGGCCGTGCATGTCATTTCCCTTGAAGGCAAGGTCTTGTACTG GAACCGATTTGCCGAGCATCTATATGGCTATTGTTCATCAGAAGCGATTGGCCAGGATCTCCTTGAATTAATCTGTGATCCTTGTGATTTCAGTCCAGCACATGAGATTATCCGTAATATATTTATGGGGAAGTGTTGGAGAGGGAAGTTTCCTGTCAAGCACAAGTCAGGAGAGCGGTTTTCTGTTGTTGTGAATAACACTCCTTTATATGATGAAGATGGTAGCTTGGTGGGCCTCACCTGTCTGTCAGGTGATGCACGGATATTGGAGGAAATAGTTGGTCCTTCAGTCATAGGGAAATCCTATCCAAATTCAGGAAAGCCCCATTTACAAGTTAACAACAAGCCTAAAAGTGTCTTGCCACAAAAATGTTTGTCAGACTCCCAACAACCTCTACAATCTGCCATCACGTCTAAGATAACAAATTTG GCTACAAAGGTTACAAGTAGAGTTCGTTCTCGGATCAGGTCAGCTCAGAGTTGCGACGAACAGGATGGTAATGGTCGCCAGGGTCAGTATTCTGATCATGATGCCAGGGAAGAGTTGACATCAAGTGAAGCAAGCACCCCAGGTGGGGATGTACTGCATGGTGCCTTTGTTACCGAAGAGAAATCACCTGTGAACTCAAGAAAAACAAATAGTGATGATtcaggacaaggaaaaggagggtTTCAGAAGATTTTTAGTTCAAAGGCAGAGGCATTATTGACCAAGAAGGGGATATCATGGCCTTGGAAAGGAAATGAAAACGATGGTGGTTGTGGAAAGAATAACATGACTTCACCACTGTTACATGATAAGCAAGAGAACACTCAGATTCGTCAGGGGGTACCAGTTCTAGAGCCTATCATAATTCCAGACAGCAAGGACACTGAATACGCCAAGGCAGGCAAATATGAGGTCTCAGGTTCCTGGTGGACTTTCAACAATAACAGCACAAGTAGTACCATGAGCAGCACTGTAAGTAGTAACAGCAGTCCTATCGAGAGAGTAGATTATGAAGCAGACTGCCTAGATTATGAGATCTTGTGGGAAGACCTAACACTTGGAGAACAAGTAGGTGAAG GTTCTTGTGGAACGGTGTATCATGCTTTGTGGTATGGATCG GATGTGGCAGTTAAAGTATTCTCCAGGCAGGAATATTCAGAAGAAATGATACGTACCTTCAGACAAGAG GTGTCACTGATGAAGAAGCTACGTCATCCCAATATTATACTTTTCATGGGTGCAGTTGCTTCTCAGGAACGGCTTTGTATTGTTACGGAATTTCTCCCACG AGGGAGCTTGTTTCGCTTACTACGAAAAACCACTGCCAAGTTGGATCCAAGACGGCGAGTTCACATGGCTATAGACATC GCAAGGGGCATGAATTATCTTCACAGTTCCAGTCCCACCGTTGTACATCGTGATCTAAAATCGTCAAATCTGTTGGTTGATAAGAACTGGACTGTGAAG GTTGCGGACTTTGGTCTTTCACGCCTCAAAATCGAAACATTCCTGACTACAAAAACTGGGAAAGGAACA CCACAGTGGATGGCTCCAGAAGTGCTACGTAATGAACCTTCAAATGAAAA GTCCGACGTGTACAGCTATGGAGTGGTCCTATGGGAGCTTGTTACTCAGAAGATTCCTTGGGATACTCTCAATACAATGCAG GTTATCGGAGCCGTGGGTTTCATGGACCACAGATTGGAAATTCCGAGTGACATAGATCCTCAATGGGCATCAATGATTGAGAGTTGTTGGGACAG TGACCCACAGCGCCGCCCTTCATTCCAAGAACTCCTGGAGAGGCTCCGTGAGCTGCAAAAGAAATACGCCCTGCAGGTGCAGATGCAGCGGAGCGCGGCTGGGAAAGGCGCTGAAAAGATGAGCGTTGATGATGGCTAG
- the LOC123091619 gene encoding probable serine/threonine-protein kinase SIS8 isoform X3: MEPDELLRKIRVLEEGQEELKREIGKLIPGQGHSSTSPPPPPCRPFPALQQATSSRGRALALLHQSSSSSSSSRPQRPGLSDRHCHRILQSLGQAVHVISLEGKVLYWNRFAEHLYGYCSSEAIGQDLLELICDPCDFSPAHEIIRNIFMGKCWRGKFPVKHKSGERFSVVVNNTPLYDEDGSLVGLTCLSGDARILEEIVGPSVIGKSYPNSGKPHLQVNNKPKSVLPQKCLSDSQQPLQSAITSKITNLATKVTSRVRSRIRSAQSCDEQDGNGRQGQYSDHDAREELTSSEASTPGGDVLHGAFVTEEKSPVNSRKTNSDDSGQGKGGFQKIFSSKAEALLTKKGISWPWKGNENDGGCGKNNMTSPLLHDKQENTQIRQGVPVLEPIIIPDSKDTEYAKAGKYEVSGSWWTFNNNSTSSTMSSTVSSNSSPIERVDYEADCLDYEILWEDLTLGEQVGEGSCGTVYHALWYGSDVAVKVFSRQEYSEEMIRTFRQEVSLMKKLRHPNIILFMGAVASQERLCIVTEFLPRGSLFRLLRKTTAKLDPRRRVHMAIDIARGMNYLHSSSPTVVHRDLKSSNLLVDKNWTVKVADFGLSRLKIETFLTTKTGKGTPQWMAPEVLRNEPSNEKSDVYSYGVVLWELVTQKIPWDTLNTMQVQFCYVFMLFRLSEPWVSWTTDWKFRVT, encoded by the exons ATGGAGCCGGATGAGCTCCTGAGGAAGATACGGGTGCTGGAGGAGGGCCAGGAGGAGCTCAAGCGGGAGATAGGCAAGCTTATCCCCGGGCAAGGCCACTCCTCCAcgtctccgcctccgcctccgtgccGCCCCTTCCCCGCACTGCAGCAGGCTACGTCGTCGAGGGGCCGCGCTCTGGCCTTGCTTCAccaatcctcctcctcctcctcctcctcgcgcccgCAGCGCCCCGGGCTGTCCGACAGGCACTGCCACAGGATACTGCAGTCGCTGGGGCAGGCCGTGCATGTCATTTCCCTTGAAGGCAAGGTCTTGTACTG GAACCGATTTGCCGAGCATCTATATGGCTATTGTTCATCAGAAGCGATTGGCCAGGATCTCCTTGAATTAATCTGTGATCCTTGTGATTTCAGTCCAGCACATGAGATTATCCGTAATATATTTATGGGGAAGTGTTGGAGAGGGAAGTTTCCTGTCAAGCACAAGTCAGGAGAGCGGTTTTCTGTTGTTGTGAATAACACTCCTTTATATGATGAAGATGGTAGCTTGGTGGGCCTCACCTGTCTGTCAGGTGATGCACGGATATTGGAGGAAATAGTTGGTCCTTCAGTCATAGGGAAATCCTATCCAAATTCAGGAAAGCCCCATTTACAAGTTAACAACAAGCCTAAAAGTGTCTTGCCACAAAAATGTTTGTCAGACTCCCAACAACCTCTACAATCTGCCATCACGTCTAAGATAACAAATTTG GCTACAAAGGTTACAAGTAGAGTTCGTTCTCGGATCAGGTCAGCTCAGAGTTGCGACGAACAGGATGGTAATGGTCGCCAGGGTCAGTATTCTGATCATGATGCCAGGGAAGAGTTGACATCAAGTGAAGCAAGCACCCCAGGTGGGGATGTACTGCATGGTGCCTTTGTTACCGAAGAGAAATCACCTGTGAACTCAAGAAAAACAAATAGTGATGATtcaggacaaggaaaaggagggtTTCAGAAGATTTTTAGTTCAAAGGCAGAGGCATTATTGACCAAGAAGGGGATATCATGGCCTTGGAAAGGAAATGAAAACGATGGTGGTTGTGGAAAGAATAACATGACTTCACCACTGTTACATGATAAGCAAGAGAACACTCAGATTCGTCAGGGGGTACCAGTTCTAGAGCCTATCATAATTCCAGACAGCAAGGACACTGAATACGCCAAGGCAGGCAAATATGAGGTCTCAGGTTCCTGGTGGACTTTCAACAATAACAGCACAAGTAGTACCATGAGCAGCACTGTAAGTAGTAACAGCAGTCCTATCGAGAGAGTAGATTATGAAGCAGACTGCCTAGATTATGAGATCTTGTGGGAAGACCTAACACTTGGAGAACAAGTAGGTGAAG GTTCTTGTGGAACGGTGTATCATGCTTTGTGGTATGGATCG GATGTGGCAGTTAAAGTATTCTCCAGGCAGGAATATTCAGAAGAAATGATACGTACCTTCAGACAAGAG GTGTCACTGATGAAGAAGCTACGTCATCCCAATATTATACTTTTCATGGGTGCAGTTGCTTCTCAGGAACGGCTTTGTATTGTTACGGAATTTCTCCCACG AGGGAGCTTGTTTCGCTTACTACGAAAAACCACTGCCAAGTTGGATCCAAGACGGCGAGTTCACATGGCTATAGACATC GCAAGGGGCATGAATTATCTTCACAGTTCCAGTCCCACCGTTGTACATCGTGATCTAAAATCGTCAAATCTGTTGGTTGATAAGAACTGGACTGTGAAG GTTGCGGACTTTGGTCTTTCACGCCTCAAAATCGAAACATTCCTGACTACAAAAACTGGGAAAGGAACA CCACAGTGGATGGCTCCAGAAGTGCTACGTAATGAACCTTCAAATGAAAA GTCCGACGTGTACAGCTATGGAGTGGTCCTATGGGAGCTTGTTACTCAGAAGATTCCTTGGGATACTCTCAATACAATGCAGGTCCAATTTTGCTATGTATTTATGTTGTTTAG GTTATCGGAGCCGTGGGTTTCATGGACCACAGATTGGAAATTCCGAGTGACATAG